The following coding sequences lie in one Oryctolagus cuniculus chromosome 7, mOryCun1.1, whole genome shotgun sequence genomic window:
- the LRRC8C gene encoding volume-regulated anion channel subunit LRRC8C, translated as MIPVTEFRQFSEQQPAFRVLKPWWDVFTDYLSVAMLMIGVFGCTLQVMQDKIICLPKRVQPAQNHSSISNVSQAAASTTPLPPPKPSPTNPATVEMKGLKTDLDLQQYSFINQMCYERALHWYAKYFPYLVLIHTLVFMLCSNFWFKFPGSSSKIEHFISILGKCFDSPWTTRALSEVSGEDSEEKDSRKNNVNRSNTIQSGPEGSLVNSQSLKSIPEKFVVDKTTAGALDKKEGEQAKALFEKVKKFRLHVEEGDILYAMYVRQTVLKVIKFLIIIAYNSALVSKVQFTVDCNVDIQDMTGYRNFSCNHTMAHLFSKLSFCYLCFVSIYGLTCLYTLYWLFYRSLREYSFEYVRQETGIDDIPDVKNDFAFMLHMIDQYDPLYSKRFAVFLSEVSENKLKQLNLNNEWTPDKLRQKLQTNAHNRLELPLIMLSGLPDTVFEITELQSLKLEIIKNVMIPATIAQLDNLQELSLHQCSVKIHSAALSFLKENLKVLSVKFDDMRELPPWMYGLRNLEELYLVGSLSHDISKNVTLESLRDLKSLKILSIKSNVSKIPQAVVDVSSHLQKMCIHNDGTKLVMLNNLKKMTNLTELELVHCDLERIPHAVFSLLSLQELDLKENNLKSIEEIVSFQHLRKLTVLKLWYNSISYIPEHIKKLTSLERLSFSHNKIEVLPSHLFLCNKIRYLDLSYNDIRFIPPEIGVLQSLQYFSITSNKVESLPDELYFCKKLKTLKIGKNSLSVLSPKIGNLLFLSYLDVKGNHFEILPPELGDCRALKRAGLVVEDALFETLPSDVREQMKTE; from the coding sequence GTCATGCAAGACAAGATAATCTGCCTTCCGAAGAGAGTGCAGCCTGCTCAGAACCACTCTTCCATTTCAAATGTCTCTCAGGCAGCTGCCAGTACCACCCCACTGCCTCCACCCAAACCGTCTCCTACCAATCCCGCCACTGTGGAAATGAAGGGGCTGAAGACAGACTTGGACCTCCAGCAGTACAGTTTTATAAACCAGATGTGTTATGAGCGGGCCCTCCACTGGTATGCCAAGTATTTCCCTTACCTTGTCCTCATCCATACCCTGGTCTTCATGCTCTGCAGTAACTTTTGGTTCAAattccctggctccagctccaaaATAGAACATTTCATCTCCATCCTGGGGAAGTGTTTTGACTCTCCCTGGACCACACGGGCTTTATCTGAGGTGTCTGGGGAGGACTCAGAAGAGAAGGACAGCAGGAAGAACAATGTGAACCGGTCCAACACCATCCAGTCCGGGCCAGAAGGCAGCTTGGTCAACTCTCAGTCTCTCAAGTCAATTCCTGAGAAGTTTGTGGTTGACAAAACCACTGCTGGGGCTCTGGATAAAAAGGAAGGTGAGCAAGCCAAGGCCTTATTTGAGAAGGTGAAGAAGTTCAGGTTGCATGTGGAGGAAGGGGACATACTGTATGCCATGTATGTCCGCCAGACCGTACTCAAGGTCATCAAGTTCCTGATCATCATTGCCTATAACAGCGCTCTGGTTTCCAAAGTCCAGTTTACGGTGGACTGCAACGTTGACATTCAGGACATGACTGGATACAGAAACTTTTCTTGCAATCATACCATGGCACACTTGTTCTCAAAACTCTCCTTTTGCTACCTGTGCTTTGTAAGCATCTACGGATTGACGTGCCTTTATACCTTATACTGGCTCTTCTACCGTTCGCTAAGGGAATATTCCTTTGAGTACGTCCGGCAAGAGACTGGGATTGATGATATTCCTGACGTGAAGAATGACTTTGCTTTTATGCTTCATATGATAGACCAGTATGACCCTCTCTATTCCAAAAGATTTGCAGTGTTCCTGTCTGAAGTCAGTGAAAACAAGTTAAAGCAGCTGAACTTGAATAACGAGTGGACTCCGGATAAACTGAGGCAGAAGCTACagacaaatgcccacaaccgACTGGAACTGCCTCTTATCATGCTCTCTGGCCTTCCAGACACTGTTTTTGAAATCACAGAGTTGCAGTCTCTGAAACTTGAAATCATTAAGAACGTCATGATACCAGCCACCATTGCGCAGCTAGACAATCTGCAAGAGCTCTCTCTGCACCAGTGCTCCGTCAAAATCCACAGTGCGGCTCTGTCTTTCCTGAAGGAAAACCTCAAGGTCCTGAGTGTCAAGTTTGATGACATGAGGGAGCTGCCGCCCTGGATGTATGGGCTCCGGAATCTGGAAGAGCTCTACCTGGTTGGCTCCCTAAGCCATGATATTTCCAAAAACGTCACCCTCGAGTCTCTGCGGGATCTCAAAAGCCTTAAAATTCTCTCCATCAAAAGCAACGTCTCCAAAATCCCCCAGGCGGTGGTGGACGTGTCCAGCCACCTGCAGAAGATGTGCATCCACAATGATGGGACCAAGTTGGTGATGCTCAACAACCTGAAGAAGATGACCAACCTGACTGAGCTGGAGCTGGTCCACTGCGACCTGGAGCGCATCCCGCACGCCGTGTTCAGCCTGCTCAGCCTCCAGGAACTGGACCTGAAGGAAAACAACCTCAAGTCGATAGAAGAAATCGTCAGCTTTCAGCACTTGAGAAAGTTGACTGTGCTCAAACTGTGGTATAACAGCATCTCCTACATCCCAGAGCATATCAAGAAGCTCACCAGCCTGGAGCGACTGTCCTTCAGTCACAACAAAATAGAGGTGCTGCCCTCCCACCTCTTCCTATGCAACAAGATCCGATACTTGGACCTGTCCTACAATGACATTCGATTCATCCCACCTGAAATCGGAGTTCTCCAAAGTTTACAGTATTTTTCCATCACTTCTAACAAAGTGGAAAGCCTACCAGATGAACTCTACTTCTGCAAGAAACTCAAAACTCTGAAGATTGGGAAGAACAGTCTATCCGTACTTTCACCCAAGATTGGGAATTTACTGTTTCTTTCCTACTTAGATGTTAAAGGCAATCACTTTGAAATCCTCCCCCCTGAACTGGGCGACTGCCGGGCTCTGAAACGAGCTGGGTTAGTTGTGGAAGATgctctctttgaaactctgccttcTGATGTCCGGGAGCAAATGAAAACAGAATAA